In Mercenaria mercenaria strain notata chromosome 13, MADL_Memer_1, whole genome shotgun sequence, a single window of DNA contains:
- the LOC128547913 gene encoding uncharacterized protein LOC128547913, which yields MLVAGHTKFAPDWHFGVWKVKWRDSNAETMTQVADTVRESSRGGHNVPQLVDDPDKPVAFYSWKPFLEQYFKPVKQLSKYHHFFCSSVEPGVVYCKEYFDSEEVRVNILKQVPEKNAMPIVKAFPGLNAARQWYLYEQIGQFFKSDLAKDVVCPKPCVPKIEIKLDTDCDVKVGGKRRNNLLT from the coding sequence ATGTTGGTGGCAGGTCACACGAAATTCGCTCCAGATTGGCATTTCGGTGTGTGGAAAGTAAAGTGGAGAGATTCCAATGCAGAAACAATGACCCAAGTGGCTGACACTGTGAGAGAGTCATCAAGAGGTGGTCACAATGTTCCACAATTAGTTGACGATCCTGACAAACCTGTTGCTTTTTACAGCTGGAAGCCATTTCTTGAACAGTATTTTAAACCTGTTAAACAGTTGTCCAAATACCATCATTTCTTTTGTAGTTCAGTTGAACCGGGTGTTGTATATTGCAAGGAATATTTCGATTCTGAAGAAGTTAGGGTAAATATACTGAAGCAAGTGCCTGAGAAAAATGCAATGCCTATAGTAAAAGCTTTTCCAGGTTTGAATGCAGCCCGTCAGTGGTATTTGTATGAACAAATTGGTCAGTTCTTTAAATCTGATCTTGCAAAAGATGTTGTTTGCCCAAAACCGTGTGTtccaaaaatagaaattaaacttGATACAGATTGTGATGTAAAAGTCGGTGGTAAGAGAAGGAATAATTTATTGACATGA